A stretch of Desulfobacter hydrogenophilus DNA encodes these proteins:
- a CDS encoding GntR family transcriptional regulator, whose product MLNPDSPMPLYHQISEQLQSRIREGVYPPGHMIPSETVLAKSYGVGRPTVRQAMDILVQKGLIQRKRGAGTFVKKPSPQIDLFSLAGTSQAFSTKGVPTQKKVIAPLEKKTVAGDVANPFHGQPAFVMSRLTMARDEPVLLEDIFLDPDLFAGIGDMDLGDKSLSRVVSERFYLTPSDGTQQFQVETLNEQRAPLLGMSHLDPILVVRRLLNFPNAPGAVYSVLFCRTNQFAFTQTIQNKK is encoded by the coding sequence ATGTTGAATCCTGACTCTCCCATGCCCTTGTATCACCAGATTTCCGAACAGCTTCAGTCCCGTATCCGGGAGGGCGTTTATCCGCCCGGGCACATGATTCCGTCTGAAACGGTACTTGCAAAATCATATGGGGTGGGCCGTCCCACCGTGCGCCAGGCCATGGACATTCTGGTGCAAAAAGGCCTGATCCAGAGAAAGCGGGGGGCCGGAACTTTTGTAAAGAAACCGTCGCCGCAAATTGATCTATTTTCCCTTGCCGGAACCTCCCAGGCCTTTTCCACTAAGGGGGTTCCCACGCAAAAAAAAGTGATTGCGCCTTTGGAAAAAAAAACCGTTGCAGGGGATGTGGCAAATCCGTTTCACGGCCAACCCGCCTTTGTCATGTCTCGTTTGACCATGGCCCGGGACGAACCCGTGCTGCTGGAGGATATTTTCCTGGACCCGGATCTGTTTGCGGGCATTGGCGATATGGATCTTGGGGATAAATCTTTGTCCCGGGTGGTGTCCGAGCGGTTTTACCTCACACCTTCCGACGGCACCCAGCAGTTCCAGGTGGAAACCTTGAATGAACAGCGGGCCCCCCTTTTGGGCATGTCGCATCTAGATCCGATTCTGGTGGTCAGGCGGCTGTTAAATTTTCCCAACGCGCCCGGCGCGGTTTATTCGGTGCTGTTTTGCCGAACGAATCAATTTGCCTTTACCCAGACAATTCAGAATAAAAAGTAA
- the mtnA gene encoding S-methyl-5-thioribose-1-phosphate isomerase — protein sequence MNVDGKQMRPIWFDNESKTVKVIDQRRLPHELIVADLTTNDLVIHAIKEMYVRGAPLIGATGALGVYVILVQQGNQGADDAWFTRECARLRDARPTATNLAWGVDRVMGKALNASGYDARVSAALKEALDIVEEEAVNCRKIGEFGLSIIKDIAEKKKGQPVNILTHCNAGWLACIEYGTATAPMYTAFNAGIDIHVWVDETRPLNQGSRLTAWELGKHGIRHTVITDNAGGHLMQHGMVDLVIVGTDRTTRAGDVANKIGTYLKALAARDNNVPFYVALPSSTFDWTITDGIKDIPIEERDPDEIKYVQGACNGKILSVLVPPENSPAANHAFDVTPARLVTGFITERGICGAAEDAIMALFPEKK from the coding sequence ATGAATGTGGATGGAAAACAGATGCGCCCCATCTGGTTTGACAATGAGTCAAAAACCGTTAAGGTCATAGACCAGAGACGTCTGCCCCATGAACTGATTGTGGCAGATCTGACAACCAATGATCTGGTTATCCATGCCATCAAGGAGATGTATGTCAGAGGCGCACCGTTGATTGGTGCCACAGGGGCGCTGGGTGTTTATGTCATTCTGGTGCAACAGGGCAACCAGGGGGCGGATGATGCATGGTTTACGCGTGAATGCGCCCGCCTTCGTGATGCCCGGCCCACCGCCACCAACCTGGCCTGGGGCGTGGATCGGGTCATGGGAAAAGCCCTCAACGCGTCCGGATATGATGCCCGGGTGTCAGCCGCCTTGAAAGAAGCCCTGGATATTGTGGAAGAAGAGGCGGTGAATTGCCGAAAGATCGGTGAATTCGGCCTGTCCATCATCAAAGACATTGCTGAAAAGAAAAAGGGTCAGCCCGTAAACATTTTGACCCACTGCAATGCCGGATGGCTTGCCTGCATTGAGTACGGCACGGCCACAGCGCCCATGTATACCGCCTTTAATGCAGGCATTGATATTCATGTATGGGTGGATGAAACACGGCCCTTGAACCAGGGATCGCGCCTGACCGCCTGGGAGCTTGGCAAGCACGGCATCCGGCATACCGTGATCACGGATAACGCCGGGGGGCATCTCATGCAGCACGGCATGGTGGATCTGGTTATTGTCGGCACGGACCGCACCACCCGGGCCGGTGATGTGGCCAACAAAATCGGCACCTATCTCAAGGCGCTGGCTGCCCGGGACAACAATGTGCCCTTTTATGTGGCACTTCCCTCATCCACCTTTGACTGGACCATCACCGACGGTATAAAAGATATTCCCATTGAAGAGCGGGACCCGGACGAGATTAAATACGTGCAAGGGGCTTGTAATGGAAAGATTTTATCGGTCCTGGTACCGCCGGAAAACAGTCCGGCTGCCAACCACGCATTTGACGTAACTCCGGCCCGTCTTGTGACCGGATTTATCACCGAACGCGGCATATGCGGTGCTGCTGAAGACGCGATTATGGCATTGTTCCCGGAGAAAAAATAG
- the trpA gene encoding tryptophan synthase subunit alpha, translated as MTDAKNQAPAPAFLETYIREQRKKKDILLMTHIVMGYPSFEASFEIVRQMVDAGVDLMELQIPFSEPMADGPVILKANQAALDSGATVEKCFEFAKKVSDSFGIPFLFMTYGNILYKYGMDTFAARMSEIGVKGAIVPDLPPEEADDYLSAMKKQDLSAVYIFSPETSDQRMKMIDTHATGFIYCLARKGVTGKETQFSSDMGRYLARCRTATRLPTAVGFGVKEKADIDFLVGKADIAVVGSQTIREVEQKGVDATGPFIRSLTE; from the coding sequence ATGACTGATGCAAAAAACCAGGCACCTGCCCCCGCCTTTCTGGAAACCTATATCCGGGAACAGCGGAAGAAAAAAGATATCCTGTTGATGACCCATATTGTCATGGGCTACCCTTCCTTTGAGGCCTCCTTTGAAATTGTCCGGCAGATGGTGGACGCAGGGGTGGACTTAATGGAGCTTCAGATTCCGTTTTCAGAACCCATGGCAGACGGGCCGGTGATCCTCAAAGCTAACCAGGCCGCCCTTGACAGCGGTGCTACCGTGGAAAAATGTTTTGAATTTGCCAAAAAAGTGTCGGATAGCTTTGGCATCCCGTTTCTGTTCATGACCTATGGGAACATCCTCTATAAATACGGCATGGATACCTTTGCCGCCAGGATGTCGGAAATCGGGGTAAAAGGCGCCATTGTCCCGGATCTTCCCCCGGAAGAGGCGGATGATTATCTGTCAGCTATGAAAAAACAGGATCTGTCCGCGGTATACATCTTTTCTCCGGAAACTTCGGACCAGCGCATGAAGATGATCGACACCCATGCCACAGGTTTTATTTACTGTCTGGCCAGAAAAGGGGTTACCGGAAAAGAGACACAATTTTCATCGGATATGGGCCGCTACCTTGCCCGGTGCCGAACGGCCACCCGGCTGCCCACGGCCGTGGGGTTCGGGGTGAAGGAAAAAGCAGACATTGATTTTCTTGTGGGCAAAGCAGACATTGCCGTGGTGGGATCCCAGACCATCCGGGAGGTGGAGCAAAAAGGGGTGGATGCCACAGGCCCGTTTATTCGCAGTCTTACAGAATAA
- a CDS encoding Lrp/AsnC family transcriptional regulator: MTTSLTDLEKKVISLLQTDIPVCKRPYLVMAEQIGISEEKFLEVLSGLHDKNMIRRFGATLKHQKSGFKANAMVAWKVPEDRVEEVGNIMASFREVTHCYRRDPAPGWDKNLYTMVHGASEDECFAIAAKISEATGEKDYSLLFSRRELKKTSMQYFEN; the protein is encoded by the coding sequence ATGACAACATCCCTCACAGACCTGGAAAAAAAAGTAATTTCACTGCTGCAGACCGATATCCCGGTCTGCAAACGTCCCTATCTTGTCATGGCAGAACAGATCGGGATTTCAGAGGAAAAATTTCTTGAAGTGCTGTCCGGCCTCCATGACAAAAATATGATCAGGCGGTTCGGTGCCACGCTCAAACATCAGAAATCAGGATTCAAGGCCAATGCCATGGTGGCCTGGAAAGTGCCTGAAGATCGGGTGGAAGAGGTGGGCAATATCATGGCATCCTTCCGTGAGGTTACCCATTGTTATCGAAGAGATCCTGCGCCTGGGTGGGATAAAAATCTGTACACCATGGTTCACGGGGCATCCGAAGACGAATGCTTTGCCATTGCTGCAAAAATTTCCGAAGCTACAGGTGAAAAAGATTATTCCCTGTTGTTTTCCCGCCGGGAGCTGAAAAAAACTTCCATGCAGTATTTTGAAAACTGA
- a CDS encoding sigma-54-dependent transcriptional regulator: MKGRLLIVDDDTAHLSMLETLLKSLSYAIECVKDGADAIRQVQKNPYDLVLMDVRMANLGGMEALKEIKHLNPAIPVIIMTAYSSVDKAVEAMRLGADDYLTKPLNFEELKLSIERVTKHLQLSLENNRLKEQLLGEGAFSGIIGTSSAIREVIDTAKIAAPTDANILISGESGTGKELFAKAIHKNSKRKESPLISVNCAALSETLLESELFGHEKGAFTGADKPRAGLFISADKGTIFLDEIGEIPLSMQVKLLRVLQEKEIQKVGSDQVTSIDVRVIVATNKNLEEEVEKGSFRQDLFYRLNVINVKVPPLRDRTDDIPLLAQKFLNRYTKENKKEIKGFTPMAMDALVKYGWPGNVRELENIIERAIILCLGQYICEKDLPSNVLKDYEPENIARHELAGGGKTLNEIESIALIGTLKQTKGNKTEAARILNITRTTLNNKLKRHNLDLDKILPTSP; encoded by the coding sequence ATGAAAGGCCGATTATTGATCGTTGATGATGACACAGCCCATCTGTCAATGCTGGAAACCCTTTTAAAAAGCCTTTCTTACGCCATTGAATGTGTCAAAGACGGTGCCGATGCCATCCGACAGGTACAAAAAAATCCCTATGATCTTGTTCTCATGGATGTCAGGATGGCCAACCTCGGTGGCATGGAAGCGCTCAAAGAGATAAAGCACCTCAACCCCGCCATACCGGTCATTATTATGACCGCATACTCTTCGGTGGATAAAGCGGTTGAGGCCATGCGGCTGGGGGCGGATGACTATTTGACCAAGCCCTTGAATTTTGAGGAGCTAAAACTCTCCATTGAGCGGGTAACCAAACATCTGCAATTGTCTCTGGAAAATAACCGGCTTAAAGAACAGCTGCTGGGCGAGGGAGCCTTTTCCGGGATTATTGGTACAAGTTCGGCCATAAGAGAGGTTATTGACACGGCTAAAATTGCCGCCCCCACAGATGCTAACATTTTAATTTCAGGAGAGAGCGGTACTGGTAAGGAGCTGTTTGCAAAGGCCATTCACAAAAACAGCAAACGAAAAGAGAGCCCTTTGATCTCTGTGAATTGTGCCGCGTTGAGTGAAACCCTGCTGGAATCTGAATTGTTCGGCCATGAAAAAGGGGCGTTCACCGGAGCGGATAAACCAAGGGCCGGCCTTTTCATATCGGCGGATAAGGGTACAATTTTTCTTGATGAAATCGGTGAGATCCCCTTATCCATGCAGGTAAAACTGCTCAGAGTCCTCCAGGAAAAAGAGATCCAGAAAGTGGGCAGCGATCAGGTCACAAGCATTGACGTACGTGTCATTGTGGCCACCAACAAAAATCTGGAAGAAGAGGTGGAAAAGGGCAGTTTTCGCCAGGACCTGTTTTATCGGCTTAATGTCATTAATGTGAAGGTTCCCCCTTTGCGGGACAGAACAGATGACATCCCCCTGCTTGCCCAGAAATTTTTAAACAGGTACACAAAAGAGAATAAAAAAGAGATTAAAGGGTTCACCCCCATGGCCATGGATGCCTTGGTCAAATACGGCTGGCCGGGAAACGTGCGCGAACTTGAAAACATTATTGAACGCGCTATTATTCTGTGTCTGGGTCAGTATATTTGTGAAAAAGATTTGCCCTCAAACGTGTTAAAGGATTATGAACCCGAAAATATAGCCCGGCATGAGCTTGCCGGGGGCGGAAAAACCCTGAATGAAATTGAAAGCATTGCCCTGATCGGGACACTTAAGCAGACAAAGGGCAACAAAACCGAAGCGGCCAGGATACTTAACATTACAAGAACAACGTTGAACAATAAGCTTAAGCGGCATAATCTGGACCTGGATAAGATTTTGCCGACAAGCCCATAA
- the trpB gene encoding tryptophan synthase subunit beta — MKHRGYYGPFGGAFLPEILVATFEELDERFRQAKEDKRFWEEYENLMATYSCRPTPLTYAENLTRHFGGAKIYIKREDLNHTGAHKANNVMGQGLLVKKMGKKRVIAETGAGQHGVATATMAAKFGFDCTVYMGEVDVLRQRPNVFWMEQLGATVVPVTDGTRILKDAINEAFRDWVTNMDTTHYVLGTACGPHPFPEMVSWFQSIIGKEARAQIMKVEGRLPSKVFACVGGGSNAMGIFQGFMDSPVELVGVEAGGEGIASGRHASRLCSDDASPGIAQGYKTYFLQNSDGQMKETHSISAGLDYVGVSPILANMRDQGKARFEYATDTEVVDALKLTMQMEGIIPALESSHAFAGAFKEAPNMSTDDIIIINQSGRGDKDIFTVADAVGDPKWKEFICSKAGEYQND; from the coding sequence ATGAAACATCGCGGATATTACGGTCCCTTTGGCGGGGCATTTTTACCTGAAATCCTTGTGGCCACCTTTGAGGAGTTGGATGAGCGGTTCAGGCAGGCCAAAGAAGACAAACGTTTCTGGGAAGAATATGAGAATCTGATGGCAACATACTCCTGCCGTCCCACGCCGTTGACCTATGCCGAGAACCTCACCCGCCATTTTGGCGGGGCAAAAATTTATATTAAACGCGAAGACCTTAACCACACCGGCGCCCACAAGGCCAACAACGTCATGGGCCAGGGGCTTTTGGTCAAAAAAATGGGTAAAAAACGGGTGATTGCCGAAACCGGGGCAGGGCAGCACGGGGTGGCCACGGCTACCATGGCCGCCAAGTTTGGATTTGATTGCACCGTCTATATGGGTGAAGTGGATGTTCTGCGTCAGCGGCCCAATGTGTTTTGGATGGAACAGCTTGGCGCCACCGTGGTGCCGGTCACCGACGGCACCCGGATTCTCAAAGATGCCATCAACGAGGCATTCAGGGACTGGGTCACCAACATGGACACCACCCACTATGTCCTGGGAACCGCCTGCGGACCCCATCCCTTCCCTGAAATGGTCTCCTGGTTCCAGTCCATTATTGGCAAGGAAGCCCGTGCCCAGATCATGAAAGTCGAAGGCCGGCTGCCGTCCAAGGTATTTGCCTGTGTGGGCGGTGGTTCCAATGCCATGGGGATCTTCCAGGGATTCATGGATTCTCCGGTTGAACTTGTGGGTGTGGAGGCTGGCGGCGAAGGTATTGCGTCGGGCCGTCATGCATCCCGGCTTTGTTCCGACGACGCCAGTCCCGGCATTGCCCAGGGCTATAAAACCTATTTTCTGCAGAACAGTGACGGTCAAATGAAAGAGACCCACTCCATCTCCGCAGGCCTGGATTATGTCGGTGTTTCCCCAATTCTTGCCAATATGCGGGACCAGGGCAAAGCCCGGTTTGAATATGCCACGGACACCGAGGTGGTGGACGCCCTTAAGCTGACCATGCAGATGGAAGGCATTATCCCGGCCCTGGAGTCTTCCCATGCCTTTGCAGGCGCCTTTAAAGAAGCCCCTAACATGTCAACGGATGACATTATCATCATCAATCAGTCCGGCCGGGGGGATAAAGACATCTTCACCGTGGCCGATGCCGTTGGCGATCCCAAGTGGAAAGAATTTATCTGTTCCAAAGCAGGAGAATATCAAAATGACTGA
- the tnpA gene encoding IS200/IS605 family transposase, whose translation MSRFRKLSQTIWHCQYHIVWVPKYRYRILTGPVGTEVSNCIRVFSSQKGCEIVELNVRLYHVHVLLMIPPKVSVSDYVGTIKGRSAIRVFNKFKNLKVKSYWGNKFWARGDCVDTVGLDSEMIRKYVKYQEKKERVAEQRDLFNN comes from the coding sequence ATGAGTCGATTCCGAAAACTATCACAAACGATATGGCATTGCCAATATCACATTGTTTGGGTACCAAAGTATAGGTACAGAATATTGACCGGACCTGTGGGAACAGAGGTCAGCAACTGCATTAGGGTATTCTCCAGCCAGAAAGGATGTGAGATAGTGGAGTTAAATGTCCGTCTATACCACGTTCACGTGTTGCTGATGATACCACCTAAAGTTTCGGTATCAGATTATGTCGGAACCATAAAGGGCCGAAGTGCTATTCGGGTGTTCAATAAATTCAAAAATTTGAAGGTCAAATCCTATTGGGGTAACAAATTTTGGGCACGAGGTGACTGTGTGGATACAGTAGGTTTGGATTCCGAGATGATCCGAAAATATGTGAAATATCAGGAGAAAAAAGAAAGAGTAGCGGAACAGAGAGATCTGTTCAATAATTAG
- a CDS encoding aldehyde dehydrogenase family protein produces MMAEYALVINGEKVVSKETFDVINPATGEVFAACPKASVDQLDQAVAAAGKALPAWSALADEKRVEYLQQIAGVIEKNMAELSQLITLEQGKTQSGPGANFEVGGCMAWTQVTASLKLEDELIDDNPEDTIELTRKPVGVVGSITPWNWPLLIAVWHIMPALRVGCTVVIKPASYTPLSTLRLVELINDILPAGVLNVVAGSSEIGNVMSAHKGIDKIVFTGSVEVGQTIMQRAAGNLKTLTLELGGNDAGIVLPGTDIEPLLEPLFWGCFINAGQTCACLKRLFVHEDDYEEVCQKFADYVSKIPVGDGMDEANLIGPLANAAQFDIIRKYVDDARQKGARVLCGGEPMPGNGYFYPLTLVADVTDDMDLVKEEQFGTALPIIKYTTIDEAVERANAVDVGLGGSAWGNDVQQAKAVAQRLEAGTVWINAHGKLHPMAPFGGVKLSGIGTEFGLEGLKAYTTIQVVSVAKPAQG; encoded by the coding sequence ATGATGGCAGAGTATGCTTTGGTAATTAATGGTGAAAAAGTTGTTTCCAAGGAAACCTTTGACGTAATTAACCCGGCAACGGGCGAGGTGTTTGCCGCCTGCCCCAAGGCCAGTGTCGACCAGCTGGATCAGGCGGTTGCTGCGGCCGGAAAGGCGTTGCCCGCCTGGTCGGCATTGGCCGATGAAAAAAGGGTGGAATACCTGCAGCAGATTGCAGGGGTCATTGAAAAAAATATGGCTGAGCTTTCACAGCTGATTACCCTTGAACAGGGAAAGACCCAATCTGGACCCGGGGCAAATTTTGAAGTGGGCGGCTGCATGGCCTGGACCCAGGTGACGGCCTCGCTGAAACTTGAAGATGAGCTGATCGATGATAACCCGGAAGACACCATTGAACTGACCCGGAAACCCGTGGGTGTCGTCGGATCCATCACCCCCTGGAATTGGCCGTTGCTGATTGCCGTCTGGCATATCATGCCGGCCCTGCGTGTGGGCTGCACGGTTGTCATTAAACCGGCATCCTATACACCGCTTTCAACATTACGCCTGGTTGAGTTGATTAATGACATATTGCCTGCCGGCGTTCTCAATGTTGTGGCCGGCAGTTCCGAGATCGGCAATGTAATGTCCGCCCATAAAGGCATTGATAAAATTGTTTTTACCGGATCTGTCGAGGTAGGGCAGACCATCATGCAGCGGGCAGCCGGCAACCTGAAAACCTTGACCCTTGAGTTGGGCGGCAATGACGCCGGTATCGTTTTGCCCGGAACCGATATTGAGCCGCTGCTTGAACCACTGTTCTGGGGGTGTTTCATTAATGCGGGCCAGACCTGCGCCTGTCTCAAGCGCCTTTTCGTCCACGAGGACGATTATGAAGAAGTTTGTCAAAAATTTGCCGACTATGTGAGTAAAATTCCTGTGGGTGACGGCATGGATGAGGCCAATTTGATAGGCCCCCTGGCCAATGCCGCCCAGTTTGATATCATTCGGAAATATGTTGATGATGCCAGGCAGAAAGGAGCACGCGTCCTTTGTGGCGGGGAGCCCATGCCAGGCAATGGTTATTTTTATCCCCTGACCCTGGTGGCCGATGTAACCGATGACATGGATCTGGTCAAAGAAGAGCAGTTTGGCACGGCACTGCCGATCATTAAATACACCACCATTGACGAAGCCGTTGAACGGGCCAACGCCGTGGACGTGGGGCTGGGCGGCTCTGCCTGGGGCAATGACGTACAGCAGGCAAAGGCGGTGGCCCAGCGCCTGGAGGCAGGCACCGTCTGGATTAACGCCCATGGCAAATTGCACCCCATGGCCCCTTTCGGTGGGGTCAAGCTTTCGGGCATTGGTACCGAGTTCGGCTTGGAAGGATTAAAGGCCTACACCACCATTCAGGTGGTCAGTGTTGCTAAGCCTGCCCAAGGATAG
- a CDS encoding carbonic anhydrase, with amino-acid sequence MMKKFLKSVVTVSCFLALTSGPVLASGSKAAKPSPDEAIAMLKAGNERFVTGKTIQPHTDAARLALAGKEDQGDHAYATVITCSDSRVPVEILFDAGVMDIFVIRVAGNVLDVDEIGSVEYGLAHVNTPVFVVLGHTQCGAVTAVTKAVQGHGHQLERNIPPLVDNIIPAVKKAMADNPNAHGADVIPYAIEENIWQGIEDLFMASPASRQLVNAGKAKVVGAIYDVSNGKIDWLPEAKTTEILKKVEANPKRAMEAMAE; translated from the coding sequence ATGATGAAAAAATTTTTGAAATCTGTTGTGACTGTTAGCTGTTTTTTGGCTCTAACCAGTGGCCCTGTTCTTGCCAGTGGCAGCAAAGCAGCCAAACCAAGTCCAGATGAAGCAATCGCTATGCTGAAAGCAGGTAATGAACGTTTTGTAACTGGTAAAACAATCCAGCCCCATACTGATGCTGCCCGTCTTGCACTTGCCGGCAAAGAAGATCAGGGTGATCACGCCTATGCGACCGTAATCACCTGCTCTGACTCTAGGGTTCCGGTTGAAATTTTATTTGATGCCGGTGTTATGGATATTTTTGTTATTCGTGTTGCCGGTAATGTTCTGGATGTTGATGAGATCGGGTCTGTTGAATATGGCCTTGCCCATGTAAACACACCGGTATTTGTAGTACTTGGACATACTCAATGTGGCGCAGTAACCGCAGTGACAAAAGCCGTCCAAGGCCACGGTCACCAATTGGAAAGAAATATTCCACCACTAGTTGATAACATCATTCCAGCAGTGAAAAAAGCGATGGCAGATAATCCAAACGCACATGGTGCTGATGTAATACCTTATGCAATTGAAGAAAATATCTGGCAGGGTATTGAGGATTTATTCATGGCAAGCCCTGCTTCTCGCCAACTCGTGAACGCAGGGAAAGCCAAAGTTGTTGGCGCTATCTATGACGTCTCAAATGGAAAAATCGACTGGTTGCCTGAAGCAAAAACTACTGAAATCCTAAAAAAAGTTGAGGCGAATCCTAAAAGAGCCATGGAAGCAATGGCAGAATAA
- a CDS encoding universal stress protein translates to MYKTILCAIEISDEGTNVLSKAYELSQLYNAKLFVTHVIPYTILPKDYQKELKENAIPSLESKASSLGIPKKDATVKVGKPYEQIYLFAEKKNADLIILGTHSKKGINALIGSTANGVANYAKCDVLLIRI, encoded by the coding sequence ATGTATAAAACTATTCTTTGCGCAATAGAGATCAGTGACGAGGGTACAAATGTACTTTCCAAAGCATATGAGCTTTCACAATTATATAATGCGAAGTTGTTTGTAACTCATGTCATTCCTTATACGATACTTCCAAAAGATTACCAAAAGGAACTAAAAGAAAATGCTATACCTTCACTCGAATCAAAAGCGTCCTCTTTAGGGATACCTAAGAAAGATGCAACGGTAAAAGTTGGTAAACCCTACGAACAAATTTATTTGTTCGCAGAAAAGAAGAATGCAGATTTAATTATTCTTGGCACCCATTCCAAAAAAGGGATTAATGCCTTAATCGGCTCAACAGCAAATGGTGTGGCTAACTATGCTAAATGTGACGTTTTATTAATTAGAATTTAA
- a CDS encoding B12-binding domain-containing radical SAM protein has product MKTDPPHILCVNPWVHDFAAFDFWARPLGLFTIAAILRQNRVRVSFLDCMNRFHPRKTKHVKVYWDGRGPFDKTRIPLPQELEIHLGDANGNFIRYGALKEWIEQDLLAMDRPDLILVTSVMTYWATGVAETIDLLKKVFPDVPVVLGGIYASLCESHARKCSGADHVITGPAEPILADLVETYTGFTLNQIPDPADLDATPFAALDLQDTMAYAPILTSRGCPFSCEYCASSFLEPRFRRRSPENVFQEIRHWHNHFQVKNFAFYDDALLINPEKYAFPLLERIIDEKLDIFFHTPNAVHIREISAKAADLMFKADFKTIRLGLETADFSSHRHDIKVKQDEFFTAVDHLRTAGFAKDQLGAYLLCGLPDQNLDEVEGSINLVKRLGLTPILAYYTPIPHTAMWADAVKNARFDITAHPALTNNSLFPCVHSQQDLERISQLKKMLK; this is encoded by the coding sequence TTGAAAACTGACCCCCCCCACATCCTTTGCGTTAACCCCTGGGTCCATGATTTTGCCGCCTTTGATTTCTGGGCCCGGCCGTTAGGTCTTTTTACCATTGCCGCCATCCTGCGACAGAACCGCGTGCGTGTTTCATTTTTGGACTGCATGAATCGGTTTCACCCCAGGAAAACAAAGCATGTCAAGGTGTATTGGGACGGCAGAGGCCCCTTTGATAAAACCCGGATTCCTTTACCCCAGGAGCTTGAAATTCACCTGGGAGACGCCAACGGCAATTTCATCCGGTATGGGGCTTTAAAAGAGTGGATTGAACAGGACCTTTTGGCAATGGATCGGCCGGACCTGATTCTGGTCACCTCGGTCATGACCTATTGGGCAACGGGTGTGGCTGAAACCATTGACCTGCTCAAAAAAGTTTTTCCCGACGTGCCCGTGGTGTTGGGCGGTATATACGCAAGCCTTTGTGAATCCCATGCCCGAAAATGTTCCGGGGCAGACCATGTTATCACCGGCCCGGCCGAACCTATTCTTGCAGACCTGGTTGAAACGTACACCGGATTTACCCTGAATCAGATACCGGACCCGGCAGACCTTGACGCCACACCTTTTGCCGCCCTGGATCTCCAGGATACCATGGCCTATGCCCCGATTTTGACCTCCCGGGGGTGTCCCTTTTCCTGCGAATACTGCGCCTCCTCCTTTCTTGAACCACGGTTTCGGCGGCGTTCCCCGGAAAATGTATTTCAGGAAATTCGCCATTGGCACAACCATTTCCAGGTGAAAAATTTTGCATTTTACGATGATGCGCTTCTGATCAATCCGGAAAAATACGCGTTCCCCCTACTTGAACGCATCATTGATGAGAAGCTGGATATCTTTTTTCACACCCCCAATGCCGTTCACATAAGAGAGATCTCGGCAAAAGCAGCGGATCTGATGTTCAAGGCAGACTTTAAAACGATTCGTTTAGGGCTTGAAACCGCAGACTTTTCAAGCCATCGTCACGACATTAAGGTTAAACAAGATGAATTTTTTACGGCCGTGGACCACCTGCGCACCGCAGGATTTGCAAAGGATCAGTTGGGTGCCTACCTTTTATGCGGACTGCCCGACCAGAATCTTGATGAGGTGGAAGGGTCCATCAACCTGGTGAAACGCCTGGGATTAACCCCGATTCTGGCCTATTACACTCCCATTCCCCATACCGCCATGTGGGCGGATGCCGTCAAAAATGCCCGCTTTGATATCACGGCCCATCCGGCACTGACCAACAACAGCCTGTTTCCCTGTGTGCACTCTCAACAGGATCTGGAGCGAATTTCTCAATTGAAAAAAATGCTGAAATAA